A stretch of Thermococcus bergensis DNA encodes these proteins:
- the pfdA gene encoding prefoldin subunit alpha produces MENREQLERLAYEYQLLQAQAELLAQNLELLTLGRNEFQAVKETLESLKNVEEENPEILVPIGAGSFLKGRIEDKHNAIVSVGSGYAIEKSLDEAITYLDERIKEYESAIAKTQEALHQIQHKLQDLAQKAQELQQKQAMSFKVPKE; encoded by the coding sequence ATGGAAAACAGGGAACAACTTGAGAGGCTGGCTTATGAGTATCAGCTTTTACAGGCCCAGGCAGAGCTTTTAGCTCAGAACCTTGAACTTTTAACCCTTGGGAGGAACGAGTTTCAGGCAGTGAAGGAAACCCTTGAGAGCTTAAAGAACGTTGAAGAAGAGAATCCTGAAATCTTAGTTCCAATAGGGGCTGGTTCGTTCTTAAAGGGAAGGATAGAAGACAAGCACAATGCCATAGTTAGCGTTGGTTCCGGTTATGCGATTGAGAAGAGCTTGGATGAAGCTATAACTTACCTTGATGAAAGAATTAAAGAATACGAAAGTGCCATCGCCAAGACTCAGGAGGCACTGCATCAGATACAGCACAAGCTCCAGGATCTTGCTCAAAAAGCCCAAGAGTTGCAGCAAAAGCAGGCAATGAGCTTCAAAGTCCCCAAGGAGTAG
- the rpl18a gene encoding 50S ribosomal protein L18Ae, with translation MEVKVFRVNGIFEKNGKKFKFTKEYRALKPEDVKELVLSEIGSKHRVKRSKIYIQGIEEIKPEEAEDIVVRRLSLELA, from the coding sequence ATGGAAGTTAAGGTGTTCAGAGTTAATGGAATCTTCGAAAAGAACGGAAAGAAGTTCAAGTTTACCAAGGAGTACAGGGCTCTAAAGCCAGAAGACGTCAAAGAGCTCGTCCTTTCAGAAATCGGAAGCAAGCACCGCGTTAAGAGGTCAAAAATATACATACAGGGCATTGAAGAGATAAAGCCGGAAGAAGCTGAGGACATAGTGGTTAGAAGACTCAGCCTGGAACTCGCTTGA
- a CDS encoding translation initiation factor IF-6 codes for MHIERLDFENSPYLGVFGLATDKFALVREGLPEKKLDVLREVLKVPVIETSIMKSRIVGIFAAANSNAIVVPYYIWDSELEHIKTSLEENGLDVRVEPVLSKLTAFGNLILVNDKAALISSKFTREEAKQFEDIFDVEVERGIIASYHAVGSVGVVTNKGGLVHPEATDEELEWLRDLFKVDIYVGTANMGVPFVGSCMIANSFGVVVGHLTTGPEIVKIEEALGFLG; via the coding sequence ATGCACATTGAAAGACTTGACTTTGAAAACTCACCATATCTTGGGGTATTCGGCTTGGCTACTGATAAGTTTGCCCTAGTTAGGGAAGGGCTTCCAGAGAAGAAGCTTGATGTCCTCAGGGAAGTTTTAAAGGTTCCTGTTATTGAAACCAGCATAATGAAGTCCAGGATAGTTGGAATTTTCGCTGCCGCAAACTCAAATGCTATTGTAGTCCCCTATTACATCTGGGACTCCGAACTTGAGCACATTAAAACTTCCCTAGAAGAGAACGGGCTGGATGTTAGAGTTGAACCCGTTTTAAGCAAGCTTACTGCCTTTGGAAACCTTATACTTGTGAACGATAAAGCTGCTTTGATAAGCTCGAAGTTTACGAGGGAAGAAGCAAAGCAGTTTGAAGATATCTTTGATGTCGAAGTTGAGAGGGGCATAATAGCTAGCTACCACGCCGTTGGAAGCGTCGGGGTTGTTACAAACAAAGGAGGTCTTGTTCACCCCGAGGCAACTGACGAAGAACTTGAATGGCTTAGAGACCTATTTAAGGTTGATATTTATGTTGGAACCGCTAACATGGGTGTCCCCTTTGTGGGCTCATGCATGATTGCAAACTCCTTTGGTGTTGTAGTTGGCCACCTTACAACGGGTCCTGAGATTGTTAAGATTGAAGAAGCGTTAGGGTTTTTGGGGTGA
- a CDS encoding 50S ribosomal protein L31e yields MAEERIYVVPIRKVKKLVPRWKRAPRAARFVREFIARHTKADEVIIGTDVNEKIWERGIEKPPSKLRVKVTIEEKEGVKVAEVHLA; encoded by the coding sequence ATGGCGGAAGAGAGAATTTACGTTGTTCCTATTAGAAAGGTCAAGAAGCTTGTTCCAAGATGGAAGAGAGCTCCAAGAGCCGCTCGCTTTGTTAGAGAGTTCATAGCCAGGCACACAAAGGCAGATGAGGTCATAATAGGTACAGACGTTAACGAAAAGATCTGGGAAAGAGGCATTGAGAAGCCACCAAGCAAGCTCCGCGTCAAGGTAACCATCGAAGAGAAGGAAGGCGTCAAGGTGGCTGAAGTTCACCTTGCCTGA